GAGATAAAACAACCCTCGAGTTCAGAATCAAGGCCAACGACAGGCTGGAGAACGGCATATACCCGCTCAGGATAGAGCTGAAGTACCTCACCGAACCGAGCGAGGAAGAGATAACCGACGAAAGGCTGGTGGGAATAGACGTAACCGGAAGGGCGCAACTGATACTCTCAAAGGTCTCAACGTCCCCTGGCAAGATAATCCCCGGAACCGACAACATCGAGGTTGATTTCCAGGTGGACAACGTCGGGACCGGGACTGCAAGGACAGTGATAGTGAAACCAATGCCGGAGTGGCCCTTCTCGCTCAGCGAGAGCAGCGAGCAGATGCTCGGCCTCGGAAGCCTGGGGAAAGGCGACTCCGCCCAGTCATCCTTCAAGATAAACGTCGCCAATAACGCCAGTTCGGGAACCTACGAGATACCGCTGCTCGTGACCTACACCAACGACCTCGGCATAACGAAGAACGTCACGCTCAAGGTTCCGGTCATAATCGGCGCGAAGCCTAACATCGAGGTGGTCGGGGTACGCTTCGACCCCGAACCCCTCCAGGGAGAGGCCGTCAACGTCTACATCAAACTGAAGAACACCGGCGGCGAGAAGGCTACAAGCGTTCTCATCGAGGGCGTCGTGAAGGCGGATCAGCCCTTCAGCCTGGACAAGAGGACGGATTACATCGGCGATCTCGCCCCGGGGGCGGTCGGGGAAGGCGTGATAGTCCTCAAGATAGACAAGAACGCGATACCCAAGGACTACAGCATAGGACTGCGGATAAGGGCCGTCGGTGACCCCAACCAGGGGGACGACAACGTCTACGTCTTCGAGAGAACCGTCGTCATGACCGTGGGGGAGAACACGAAGACCGAGAGCAACCTCAGAAACCTGGCGATCGCCATCGGGGCCCTGGTGGTTGTAGTGGTGCTCTACACGTACATGAGGGGCCGGAAAAAGTGAGCGGGAAACCTTTAAACGACCTTTGAAGAAAGAAAGAACACGGTGGGAAAATGAAACTCAGATACATAATCGTCGGGCTGGCACTGGTCTTCATCGTATGGGCCGGGTACGTTGTCTACGCCGCCTCGACGCTGAGCCCGTCGATCAACGCCCAGTGGGGCTACGTGGACGAGGAAACAACCGAGATATGGATAGACGCAAAGCTCAACAGGCCCCTCCTCATCCCCGCCTCGATAGAGAACGTGACTATAGAGTTCACCGGGATACCCATCGCACGGGTCGAGAGGTTCGACTACAGCGCAACCGGCAGCGACGTGAGTATGGTTATGGCAATCGATAACCACAACCTCGTTCGCTCCCTCGCCAGGTACCTCGATGAGGGACAGCGGGGCACGGTTCTCATAACCCTCCACGGGAAGCTCCTGAAGGTGATACCCGTCGATGCGGACATTCAGCAGGAGATAAGTGAGAACGTGCTGGCGTACCTCAACTTCACCGCGGAGAGCAAGGAGCTCGCCGGAGGGCTAGTCAAGAGCCCTGCGCTGGTTGAGACGACCTTTGACTGGGCCGGTGAGAGGGACGGAAAGGCCGTTATCACAGCCCACATGAAGTTCTACAATCCCAACCGGTTCCCAATTCCGGTGAGCAACGTGAGCTTCGACGCCTACGCCAGCGGTATCAGAATCGGCTACGGGAAGACCATCAAAGGGGCAATCATACCAGCCAACGGCTACGCAACCATCGACGTCGAAACCTACATCGAAGAGGACTCCCTGCCGAAGGTCTGGGAGATACACATCAAGAGCGGTGAGGTCAGCAAGGTCAGGGCGGATATATTCTTCGACCTGAACGTTATGGACCAGCACTACAGCGTGAAACTCGCCAGCTACGAAGAAACCATCCAAACAGACATAATGGGCGAGCTCAACAGGATGCTCGGGGATATGCTCGGATGAAAGTTTTTAAGGGGCCTTTCTTTTTCCCTCTCTGGTGAGAAAAATGAACGTGAGAGAGATTCACGAGTTCCTCAACGAGATGTGGGAGAGCATATTCACCCTCAACGAGGAGCTTAAGCTCGAGCTCCCGAGGGAGGGCTTCAGGGTAGAGGACGTTGAGGAGGCCTTCGGTGCATACCTCTTCCTGGACGGCGAGTGGAGGCTCATGAAGTACCCGCACCCGGCCTTCGAGATAAAGCCCCAGATTGAGGTTGGCGCGACGCCGGAGAGCTACTACTTCGTCGTCGCGGTTCCAAAGGAAAGGATAAGCGAGAACTTCGTGGGCCTGTTCGTTGAGATATTCCCAAGGAGCTTCATATACGGCGCCCAGGATTTCCTCAGCGACGTATACAACTGGAGGCGCGACGGAAGGGTCTCCCCAACCGAGATACTTGAAAAAATCGAAGGGAGCAGTGAAAACCTCTTCCAGTTCGAGGCGAACTTCGGGAGCGCCGGGGCACTGAAGCAGGGGATTCTGAGGCTGATAGACCTCGGGAAGCGCTTTGAAATCTTCGACCTCTGAGGTGTCGCCATGAAACCGGAGGAAGCATTTCCTGAGGAGCTCAGGGAGTACTACCGCGGCCTTTTTGGGGAGGAAGCGGAGGATATAATGGCATCCCTCAGAACGCCGGTGGAGAAGTACTACATCCGAGTGAACACCCTGAAGACGAGCAGGCAGAGGCTCATGTCAATCCTCAGGAAGGAGGGCCTCAAGCCAAAGCGAAGTCCCTACCTCAAGGAGGGGATATACTTCGAGCGCGAAGGCCCAAACTTCCCGGACGACTACGAGCCCGGTCTCCCTGTCGTCCGCGCCAACAAGTTCGCAAGCGAGAGCGTCTATCAGGGGGCGATGCTCTACGCACCAGGGGTTCTGCAGGCGGACAAAAAAATCAAGCCCGGTGACGAGGTCGAGATACGCGACCCGAGGGGGCTTCTCGTCGGAATAGGCATTGCCAGAATGAGCGCCAAGGAGATGATAGTCTCGACAAGGGGGCTGGCAGTTGAGGTTACCCTGCCGAAGTTTAAGCTGCCGAGTTTGAGTGAGCTGGAGAGCTTCAGGGAGGGCCTCTTCTACGCCCAGAGCCTGCCCTCGATGGTTGTGGCTCACGTTCTTGAGCCGAGCGAGGAGGAGCTGATAGTGGACATGGCGGCCGCTCCAGGGGGCAAAACGTCCCACATAGCCCAGCTCATGCAGAACAGGGGCGAGATAATAGCGATGGACAAGTCCAGGAACAGGCTGAAAAAGATGGACGAGGAACTGAAGAGGCTCGGCGTAAAGAACGTTAAGCTGATCCACATGGACTCACGGAAGCTCCCGGAGCTGGGAATCGAGGCGGACAAGATACTGCTCGACGCACCGTGCACCGCCTTAGGAATAAGACCGAAGCTGTGGGAGAGCAGGACGCCAAAGGACATTGAGGCCACCGCACGCTACCAGAGGCACTTCATCAACGCCGCCATAAAATCCCTCAGGAAGGGCGGCGTTCTCGTTTACTCGACCTGCACGCTGAGCTACGAGGAAAACGAGGCCAACGTGAAGTACATTCTCGACAAAGGTTTAAAGCTCGAAGAGCAGAGCATCTTTATAGGTTCGAGTGGTATGGGCATAGATGAGGTTCAGAGGTTCTATCCGAACAGGCATCTGACCCAGGGCTTCTTCATAGCCAGGTTCAGGAAGGTGTAGGCATGGACTGGAAGAAGTACTCCCTCCTGGGCCTCGGTCTGCTCATAATAATCCTCCTGGTCTGGTGGGCCGGCCTAAAGGACGTTATCGAGATACTGAAGGGCGCGAGGCTGGAGTACTTCGCCCTGGCCATTCTGGCCTACGTCGCGGCCGTCATCATGTGGGCGCTGCGTTGGCGCGTCCTGCTAAAGAGCCTCGGCATAGACGCCCCGTTCAGAACCATAGTGGCTGGTCTCTTCGTCGGGGTCTTCATAAACAACGTAACCCCCGGCGCCAGGGGCGGCGGCGAGCCCGTCAGGATGTACTACATCTCCAAGCACACGAAGCAGCCCTACGGCCACGTCTTTGCGACCATAATGATGGACAGGATAATGGACGTCATTCCGGTCGTCGTCATGCTCCTCCTGGCGACAATCTACGTCTACAACCTCGGTTCGTTCTCGCTCACGCTGACGCTGCTCCTCCTCGACGTATTCTTCGCCATAATAACCCTCGCCACCGTTGGAATACTCCTGAGCGAGAGGAAGACGAAGAGAATCCTTTACTGGTTCTACCGCCTCTTCGGGAAAATAACGCCCAAGAAGGCAGCCAAGTACGAGGAGAAGTTCGTCCACGCGGTTGAGGTGAGCGTTCCCCAGTTCCAGGAGAACTTCAAACTCCTGATGAGGCACAAGGTGGCCTTCACGCTGTCGCTGATTTACTCATTCGCCTTCTGGTTCCTCGTCCTGCTCCGCTCCTACTTCATCTTCATCAGCATAAACAGCCCGATAAAGCTCCTCGACGTCATGGTCGTCCAGATGATAGGCATAGTGGTAGGAATGTTCATGATAATCCCCGGCGGAGCGGGAATAATAGAGGCCATAAACTCGGCCGTTTACGTTCTTCTGGGCATAAACAAGGAGATAGCGGTGACCGCAACGTTGCTGGAGAGGCTGATATCCTACTGGGCGCCGACGGCGATAGGAGGCGGTATAATGACCCACTTCGGCATCAAGGTGAGCCAAGACAAGAAGAAGCTGGAAGCGGAGGACGACAATGATATAAACGATGAACCCCAACAACGAGTTTGACGGTGTACATCATGGACTGGAAAAAAGGTGTTTTTTTCATTGGGGCCCTTATAGTCATAGGCGCCCTCATTAACTGGGCCGGAGCCCAGGGAATAGCCGAAATCCTCCGGGATTCGGACGTTAAGTACTTCCTCCTCGCCATCCTCGTTTACGTTCTCACCCTGGTCGCCTGGGCGCTCCGCTGGAAGGTTCTTCTCAAGGGGCTCGGGATAAAGGTCTCGTTCAGGGCAGTTTTCTCAGCCATATTCGTCGGAATGTTCTTCAACAACATCAGCCCCGGTGCCAAGGGGCTGGGGGAGTTCATAAGGGTTTACTACCTCGCCAAGAGGGTGAAGAGCCCCTACGGGCCGATGACCGCGAGCGTTATGATGGACAGGATTCTGGACCTGGTCCCCATCGCGGTGATGATGATTGTGGCGACCCTCCACGTCTACTGGCTCGGCGAGACCGGTCTTACAATCCCCATAATAATTCTCGATGTGGTTCTCATGGCTTTCTCCGCCCTCGTGATATGGCTCCTCATGAGCGAGACCAGGGCCCCCGGGGCCGTCTGGTGGATTTACCGGCTCTACTACAGGATATCCACGGGAAGGGCCGAGAAACGCAAGGATTCCTTCCGGAACATTGCGGAGGTGACAATTCCCAGGCTCCAGTCAGACTTCAGGATTCTCTCACAGGACAAGATAGCAACCGCCGTGGCGCTCTTCCACTCCTTCGTATACTGGGGGCTGACGATACTCCGCTACTACCTCGTCTTTCTTGCAATACGTTATCCGATAGCCCCGATGGACATAACCGTCGTTCTGATAGTGTCCATGGTCGTCGGGATGTTCGCAATAGTACCGGGAGGGGCCGGAATAATAGAGGCCGTCAACTCCGCGGTGTTCATCGCCCTGGGAATAAACCCTGAGTACGCGGTCACGGGGGTTCTCCTGGAGAGGCTGGTATCCTACTGGGGGCCGACGGTTGTAGGCTCCTTCGTGACCGCTGGCTACGAGGCCGAGGTTCCCGAGGAGGAGCTTCTGCTCCCCGCCCCGGATGAGGAAACACTGAAGAAGAAAATGGGAGAGGAAAAGAGAGGGGAAAGGGATGGGTCATGAAGTTCGGGATAGTGGCCAGAAGGGACAAGAAGGCGGCACTCAAGCTCGCCTACCGCGTCTACGACTTCCTCAAGGTCAGCGGGTACGACGTCTGCGTGGACAGCGACACCCACAGACACCTGCCGGAATTCGAGGAGGCGGACGTCTGCCCGCTTGAGGACTTCGACGTGGACTTCATCATCGTTATCGGCGGCGACGGGACCATACTGCGGGTCGAACACAGGACAAAGAGGGAGATACCGATCCTCGGAATAAACATGGGTACGCTGGGATTCCTCACGGAGGTCGAGCCCCACGAGGCCTTTTTCGCCCTCAGCAAGCTCATAGAGGGGGACTACCATATAGACGAACGCATAAAGCTAAGAACCTACCTCAACGGGGAGAACACTGTTCCAGATGCCCTCAACGAGGTGGCGATTCTGACGGGAATCCCGGGAAAGATAATCCACCTCAGGTACTACATCGAGGGCGGGCTGGCGGACGAAATCCGGGCCGACGGCCTGATAGTCTCGACGCCGACGGGCTCGACAGGCTACTCAATGAGCGCTGGCGGTCCCTTCGTTGACCCCCGCCTGGACGTGGTCGTTATAGCCCCCCTCGCCCCCATAGCGCTGAGCTCCAGGCCGATGATAATCCCATCCTACAGCACGATAGACGTGAGGAACCTCGCCCTCGAGAGGGAGATAATACTCGCCATAGACGGCCAGTTCTACACCTACCTGAAACCCGAGACAGAGATAACGATAAAGCTCTCACCCAGGAGGACAAAGTTCGTGCGCTTCACGGACGAGGTCTATCCAAAGTACACCGCAAGGCTGAAAAACAGGTTTTAACCCTCCGGGCAGGCAACTCCCCAAATCCCTTCAACACAGCCATCGGGAAAAACATCACAGGGGTTCGAATTCTTTGAGTAAAAACGATTTTTCGCGGGGGGAGATAACCGCGTCGTCCACGAACACCATGAGCGTAGCGTTGAACGCCATCAGGTAGTCCTTGACGTTCACCAGAAACTTGAAGACCGTCCTGAAGTCGTTGTAGAGCAGGAGATATTCCACAGAGTCTATAACGACGACGGATCCGGGATTCCGCTGAACGAACTGGAGTATGCTGTCCTGAAGGAGGTGGAGGGCTGTGGGGGGGATACCCCCGGAAACCTGAGTTATCCAGACCGCCTCAACGTGGCCCCTGTTGAAACCTTCGTACAGGTCAGGGGCGCGGGTAACAGCAAAAATCGGAAAATCGGCACTTTTGAGAAGCTCTATGATATCCGCAAGCCTATATTTGGAGAAGATAACGTAAGCACTCATCGATAGTGGGGACTTACCCGGGGAACTGCGAACCCGAACTTTCGGCTTTGAGCCAACCTCCACGGCAATGGACGGCATGTACCTTCTCTCAACCAGTGTAATGTAATGCACCACCGAGTAGATAACACCGAGTATGGAAACGAAATAGAGGGCCCATTCAATGGCATAAAAAGTATCCCCACAGCAGAAATCATCGATAACGTCAAGGAGCCTCCCGACCTCAGCAAGCAAAAGAAACAGGAAGGAATATTTTATCAGAATATTAAGCTCCGAGTCATACTTACCCATACGGCGATACAGAAAGATCACAACGTAACCAATCGCGAGCAGAAGGACGAGGTCCATACCCAACGTGTACCACGGAACTATCAACCCCATACTACCTCCACCTCATCGGTGCGGAACTTCTGATGCACCACGGTGTCCTCCAGCGAGAAGCGCACCCCCCCGCGGTACATTCTCAATCCGGTGTAGGCGATCATCGCCCCGTTGTCCCTGCAGAGGTCGTAGGGCGGAACGAAGAAGTCGATACCCCTGTCCTCCGTCATCGCTTTCAGCATCTCGCGGAGGCGGTTGTTGGCGGCGACGCCGCCGACTAGAACGACCTCATCCTTGCCGGTGTGAGCCACGGCCCTCTCAGTCACCTCGACGAGCGCCGAAAAGGCAGTCTCCTGGAAGGAGTACGCTAGGTCCTCCACGCGGTACTTCCCGGTTCTGTACTTCCTAACGGCCTCCGTGAGTATCCCCGAGAAGCTCAAATCCATCCCCTTAACCGCGTAGGGGAGCTCTATGTACCTCTCTCCCACGAGGGCGAGTTTTTCAATCTTCGGCCCACCCGGGAAGCCTATTCCCAGCTCCCTCGCGAAGGTGTCTATCGCGTTGCCTATGCCTATGTCAAGGGTCTCGCCGAAGACGCGGTAGCGGCCGCCTTCAAGGGCAAGAACCTGCGTGTTCCCGCCGCTGACGTAGAGGCCGACGGGGTCCCTAACGCCGAACATCTTGGTTATCTCCACGTGGGCGATGCAGTGGTTGACGCCGACTATGGGCTTCCGGTATTTTATCGCCAGCGCCCTCGCCGCCGTGGCAACGACGCGGAGACACGGTCCCAGCCCCGGCCCCTGGGAGAACGCTATAACGTCAACGTCCTCCATGTCTATTCCAGCCTCGCCAAGGGCATTTCTGAGAAGGGGCTTTAGAAGCTTCGAGTGATGTTCAGCCGCCTCCTTGGGGTGTATTCCCCCCTTCTCCGTCGTGAGAGTGTGGAATACGTTGGCCAGAACCTCTCTCTCGGTAACGATGCCTATGCCGAGAGTGTGGGCGGTACCTTCTATACCGAGCGCGATCATAGCGTTCTCAAATGAACCTAAAGGGTATAAAAGGCTACCGGAATTGAAACATGTACCGGAGTGACCTCCTCCCCGTCCTAAAGGGCGAGGCTTGTGGAAGAAAAAAGTCAAAACGCTATCCCCTCGCTAGCCAGGCGAGGGCTTTGGCGGCCCTCTCCGGGGTCGGGAAGTTCTTGACCCCGCGTCCCTCCAGCAGCTCAACCCCGTCCCTGACGAGCTCTCCCGCCATGAAGTTAACGATGACCGGCTTGTCGCATTCGGCCTCGATGATGGCTCTGGCTATCTCCTCGCTGGGCAGGAAGATGGGTGGCACGCAGATGATGAGGAGGGAATCCACGTTCTCATCCTTGCAAACGACCTCGATGGTTCTCCTATACCTCTCGTAGTCGGCGTCGGCTATCAGGTCTATCGGATTCCTCGTGGAGCACTGGGGCGGAAGGAATGAGCGGAGTTTGTCGAGGGTTTCATCACCCAGCTTAGCCATCTCAAGGCCCAGCCTTTCGAGCTTATCCGTTGCGAGAACACCCGGGCCGCCGGAGTTGGTAATAACCGCCACGCGCTTTCCAGCCCTGGAGTACATCTCGAAGGCCTTGGCAGCATCGAAGAGCTCCTCCATCTCCTCGACCTCGATGGCACCGGCCTGCCTGAAGGCCGCTCTGTAAATCTCGTAGCTCCCAGCGAGCGAGCCGGTGTGGGAAGCCGCAGCTCTGGCCCCACCCGCGCTCTTGCCGGCCTTGAGGATTATGACAGGCTTTCTGGCCGTCGCGTAGCGGAGGGCCTTCAAAAACCGCCTGCCGTCTCTAACGCCCTCGATGTAGAGAGCGATGACCTTTGTGTTCTCGTCGTCCGCGAAGTACTCCAAAAAGTCGCTCTCGTTCAGGTCGGATGCGTTTCCATAGGAAACGAAGGCGGAAAAACCGATTCCCTCGTCGTTGCCCATAGCTAAAGCCGCCCCTCCGAAGGCACCGCTCTGGCTGATCAGCGCTAATCCCCCGGGCCTAACGCGAACCTCAAAGGAGCCGAAGAACCGCCCGTGGACGCCGAATATTCCAGCGCAGTTGGGTCCGATGAGTCTGATGCCATGTTTTTTCGCTTTTTCAACCAACTCACGCTCAAGCTCCTCGTTCCCAACTTCGGAGAAGCCGGCGCTTATGACGACGGCGCCCGTGATCAGGGGGCCGATTTCGTCCATGAGTTCCGGAACGAACTTTGCCGGAATCGCGATTATGGCTGTGTCAACGGTCTCGTCGAGCCTCTCACGGATTTGGAGGGTCCTCCCGGCGACCTCAACGGTTCCACCCTTCGGGTTGACTGGGATTATTTCACCCTCAAAGCCGCCCTCCACGATGTTTCGGAGAATTTCGTAGGCTATGGCCCCCTTTTTGAACGAGCCGAACACCGCAACGCTTGAAGGGTAAAAGAAGTAATCCACATCACCACCTCCGGAAGAATCTCCACAGGCAATAAAAAAGCTTATTGGTTCGTCGCCCAAGGTACCCCCATGAGGAAGAAGTACAGAAAAGTCGTCGTCGGCGGAACCTTCGACAGGCTTCACCTGGGGCACAAGACCCTGCTGAGGAAGGCCTTCGAGGTGGGGGAATACGTTTACATAGGCCTGACATCTGACGAGATGATCAGGGACAAGCCCCACGCGGAAAAGATACTCCCATACGAGCTGCGTCTCAGGGATTTAATCAAGTTCTTCGAGGTCAACGGCTACTCCGGCTACCGCATTATCAAAATTCACACGGCGATAGGCTTCGCAGGGGAAATGAAGGGCCTCGAAGCCATAGTCGTGAGTGAGGAGACCTACAAGGGTGCCCTGGTGGTCAACCGGGCGCGTGAGGAAAACGGGCTGAGACCGCTTGAGATAGTAACCATCGGCCTCGTGAGGAGTTCCCTCGGCTCCAAAATCAGCTCCTCCCTCATAAGGGCAGGCCTCATAGACCCGTTTGGGAGGCCGGTTTCCAGTGGAAACGAAACTCCCCGACGGAAAGACGTTTAAGCCCTCGGGTAATAACACCTACGGTGATACCAATGTCGAAGCTGAAGGAGCCGATTATAGCGATTAACTTCAAGACCTACGCCCAGGCCACGGGCGAGGGCGCCCTGAGGATAGCCAAGGCTGCCGAGAAGGTTTGGAAGGAGACTGGGATAACCATCGTTGTTGCGCCACAGCTGGCCGACCTCTACAGAATAGCCCAGGAGGTCGAGATTCCCGTCTTCGCCCAGCACATTGACCCGATAACGCCGGGCAGCCACACCGGCCACGTTCTGCCCGAGGCCGTGAAGGAGGCCGGAGCGGTGGGAACGCTGCTCAACCACTCCGAGAACAGAATGGTTCTGGCGGATCTGGAGGCCAGTATAAGGCGCGCCGAGGAAGTCGGACTAATGACGATGGTCTGCTCAAACAATCCAGCCGTTAGTGCTGCGGTGGCAGCACTCGGGCCGGACTACGTTGCAGTCGAGCCGCCAGAGCTCATAGGAACGGGTATTCCTGTCAGCAAGGCCAAGCCGGAGGTCATCACCGACACCGTCGAGCTCGTTAAGAAGGTCAATCCGGACGTCAAAGTTCTCACGGGCGCGGGAATAAGCACCGGCGAGGACGTCAAGAAGGCTTTGGAGCTCGGAAGCGTCGGCGTTCTCCTCGCGAGCGGAGTTACAAAAGCCAAAGACCCAGAGAAGGCGATAAGGGATCTGGTGTCGCTGATTCTCTGAGCCCTTTTCAACTTTTTCTGGAGCAGAATGGGCTTAAGATTTATAAGTGGAGACTCTGCTTTTTCTATCGGGCAGCCCCGTGGTGTAGCGGCCAAGCATGCGGGACTTTGGATCCCGCGACCCGGGTTCGAATCCCGGCGGGGCTACCATAGAAACTTTGCCTTCGCAAAGTTTCATCAAAGTTCGTAGCTCCTTTTTGAAGAGTTAAGTTCTCGGTGATTTTCTCTCCAAAACTGCTGTTTTAAGGGCGAGGGCTTGCCAAATTGCTCTCTGTGCGAGGGTTTAACTCCAAAATAGACGCCCGTAGGGCGTCAAGGGGAAGTAAACCCCCTTTTAATGGGCTTCTTTAAAGTGTTCTCGCTTGAAAAATGGCAATGAAAACGCAAAATCCTTCACTATTTGGAAGTTCTTTGTGGTGAGCTACTAACTTTTGGTGAAGCTTTTCCCAAAAGCTTCAAAACGCAAACTCCTCCACGCCAAAGCTCTCCACGACCCTCTCGAAGTCCGTCTCCGGAGCGTAGGTAAAGCCGCACGTGGTGCACTTCAAAACCCCGTTCTCCTCGCTCAGCGGTGAGAAGCAGACGGGGCAGCGGTACTCCTCGCGGCTCAGCCTATCGTAAACCTCGTCCTTCATGACGAGCAGGTTGAGCTCGACCTCCCAGTCCTCGTGGAGCATTCCCCAGTAGGGAGTCTCAAGGGGATAAAAATCCTCAAGAATCAGGGCGTTTATTCCGATGCCCCTGATTCCAGGCGGTAGCTTGCCGGTCGGCTCTATGCTCACCACGTACTGGTCGTAGAACTCGATGTTCTCGGCGCGAACCGTCAAGCCGTGGGAGAGCCTTGAACGGAGGGGGATCACCTGAAGGAAAAGGCTTTCCCTCTCAACGTCCCAACTGGCGCTTACAGAGACGCTCCCCTTCGTGAAGAACTGGGTGATGTAGCGGTCGTCCCTCTCTTCGCCGGCAAGGTGAAAACCCAGCTTGCCCATCGCCCTTCCAAGGAAGTTCGGCCGGGGGAGCTTCCGATAGTTGATCAGATACTCCCCTATCCATCCCGCGAGGGGCATAGAATAGCCTATGAACACCTGCCTCTGAACCCGCAGGTAGGCCACGCTGGGGAGCAATTTGAACCCTGGGTTCATTCCCATCAAAGAAAGAGCGGCATAATGATATATATGATTAACGGAAAGGCTAGGAGCCGAAGAACTCGTCGAGGCTTATGCCCTTCTTTTTCTTCTTCATGGCGGCCTTTTCCTTCTTGACCGCCTTCTCGAACCCCTGCGATGGCTTTATCTTCTTCTCAGAGCGCTTGGAGGCCTTTTTGGATTCCTTCTTTTTCTCGGCATTGGACTTCTTCTTGAGCTTTCCGTTCGCCTTCAGCTCGTCGAGGTAGCCGTTTTTGCCGTTGGACTTTCCGGTACGGGCCTTTATCATCTTCTCGCAGACGTCGGCCGAGAAGCCCATCAGCGTTCTCTGCCTCTCAGGAAAGACGTTCTCGAAGAGTGTCTTTATGTCCTTCTCCGTTATGCATATCCTCTGCCTCGTGTAGTCGAGCACGTTGTACTTCGTAACGAGCATCTTTGCCGTGGGGAGGTACTTTTCTATAGCTCCCTTGCTGACCGTCAAAACGATCTTTCCGCCGCACTTGGGGCACTTGCCGGCCAGCGGAGGCCTTCTGTACTTCGTATTGCACTTCACACATCGGAACTCCTGCCTCGTGAAGCTCCTCAGGTTGCCCCTCAAATCCGGAACGAGGTGGGAGTTGATTATCGTTTCAGCCACGTGATGCTCATCAACCGCCCGTATGCGCTCCGCCAGGGCCAGCTGGCGCTCCACCTTCTCAACCATGTCGCCGAGCTGTTTATACAGGCTCATCTTCGGGCCGAGACCGATGTCGTCCGTATCGTGGGTAAACTTCAGACCCTCGTACATCTCCGGTTTGCCGAGCCTGTCCTCAACGCGCTCGATGAACTTAATCTCCTTCGGAGACTTCATCTCGTAGGTGGCGCTGTAGAATTCCAGAGGGTAGTAGCGGACGACGTCCATGTTGTGGACCTCGCTGTCAACCTCGCGCGGGTCGAGACGGGTCGTTACGACCAACGGAGCGTCCATCTTGCCGCCGCGCTTCTCAGGGAGGTAATACTTGCTGAAGTTGAGCAGGGCATCAAGGAGGAGCATGACAGCGTCCTCGTCACCATCGCATTGGTGTGTTACGATACTTTCATTAATCAGCACGTTGTGGTATTCTTTGGCATTAAGAGAGAACACAAAGTCATCCTTGGGTTTGACATATTCAACACGTCTGACTTTCAAAAGCCAACCGTTTTCTGATGAGTACCTGTCAGTTCCTGTAGATTTCTCCTTTCCGGGATGAAGAGAGTACACTGAGTTCTTGCGCTCGCTGACAAAGCCAATCTCCT
The DNA window shown above is from Thermococcus celericrescens and carries:
- a CDS encoding lysylphosphatidylglycerol synthase transmembrane domain-containing protein — translated: MDWKKGVFFIGALIVIGALINWAGAQGIAEILRDSDVKYFLLAILVYVLTLVAWALRWKVLLKGLGIKVSFRAVFSAIFVGMFFNNISPGAKGLGEFIRVYYLAKRVKSPYGPMTASVMMDRILDLVPIAVMMIVATLHVYWLGETGLTIPIIILDVVLMAFSALVIWLLMSETRAPGAVWWIYRLYYRISTGRAEKRKDSFRNIAEVTIPRLQSDFRILSQDKIATAVALFHSFVYWGLTILRYYLVFLAIRYPIAPMDITVVLIVSMVVGMFAIVPGGAGIIEAVNSAVFIALGINPEYAVTGVLLERLVSYWGPTVVGSFVTAGYEAEVPEEELLLPAPDEETLKKKMGEEKRGERDGS
- a CDS encoding NAD(+) kinase — its product is MKFGIVARRDKKAALKLAYRVYDFLKVSGYDVCVDSDTHRHLPEFEEADVCPLEDFDVDFIIVIGGDGTILRVEHRTKREIPILGINMGTLGFLTEVEPHEAFFALSKLIEGDYHIDERIKLRTYLNGENTVPDALNEVAILTGIPGKIIHLRYYIEGGLADEIRADGLIVSTPTGSTGYSMSAGGPFVDPRLDVVVIAPLAPIALSSRPMIIPSYSTIDVRNLALEREIILAIDGQFYTYLKPETEITIKLSPRRTKFVRFTDEVYPKYTARLKNRF
- a CDS encoding DUF3201 domain-containing protein, which translates into the protein MNVREIHEFLNEMWESIFTLNEELKLELPREGFRVEDVEEAFGAYLFLDGEWRLMKYPHPAFEIKPQIEVGATPESYYFVVAVPKERISENFVGLFVEIFPRSFIYGAQDFLSDVYNWRRDGRVSPTEILEKIEGSSENLFQFEANFGSAGALKQGILRLIDLGKRFEIFDL
- a CDS encoding LEA type 2 family protein, producing MKLRYIIVGLALVFIVWAGYVVYAASTLSPSINAQWGYVDEETTEIWIDAKLNRPLLIPASIENVTIEFTGIPIARVERFDYSATGSDVSMVMAIDNHNLVRSLARYLDEGQRGTVLITLHGKLLKVIPVDADIQQEISENVLAYLNFTAESKELAGGLVKSPALVETTFDWAGERDGKAVITAHMKFYNPNRFPIPVSNVSFDAYASGIRIGYGKTIKGAIIPANGYATIDVETYIEEDSLPKVWEIHIKSGEVSKVRADIFFDLNVMDQHYSVKLASYEETIQTDIMGELNRMLGDMLG
- a CDS encoding lysylphosphatidylglycerol synthase transmembrane domain-containing protein, yielding MDWKKYSLLGLGLLIIILLVWWAGLKDVIEILKGARLEYFALAILAYVAAVIMWALRWRVLLKSLGIDAPFRTIVAGLFVGVFINNVTPGARGGGEPVRMYYISKHTKQPYGHVFATIMMDRIMDVIPVVVMLLLATIYVYNLGSFSLTLTLLLLDVFFAIITLATVGILLSERKTKRILYWFYRLFGKITPKKAAKYEEKFVHAVEVSVPQFQENFKLLMRHKVAFTLSLIYSFAFWFLVLLRSYFIFISINSPIKLLDVMVVQMIGIVVGMFMIIPGGAGIIEAINSAVYVLLGINKEIAVTATLLERLISYWAPTAIGGGIMTHFGIKVSQDKKKLEAEDDNDINDEPQQRV
- a CDS encoding RsmB/NOP family class I SAM-dependent RNA methyltransferase; protein product: MKPEEAFPEELREYYRGLFGEEAEDIMASLRTPVEKYYIRVNTLKTSRQRLMSILRKEGLKPKRSPYLKEGIYFEREGPNFPDDYEPGLPVVRANKFASESVYQGAMLYAPGVLQADKKIKPGDEVEIRDPRGLLVGIGIARMSAKEMIVSTRGLAVEVTLPKFKLPSLSELESFREGLFYAQSLPSMVVAHVLEPSEEELIVDMAAAPGGKTSHIAQLMQNRGEIIAMDKSRNRLKKMDEELKRLGVKNVKLIHMDSRKLPELGIEADKILLDAPCTALGIRPKLWESRTPKDIEATARYQRHFINAAIKSLRKGGVLVYSTCTLSYEENEANVKYILDKGLKLEEQSIFIGSSGMGIDEVQRFYPNRHLTQGFFIARFRKV